The proteins below are encoded in one region of Amycolatopsis magusensis:
- a CDS encoding histidine phosphatase family protein, producing MRIILLRHAESLGNVDELAYTRIPDHSLPLTELGREQARRAGPAIAELVGEEPLAVYVSPYVRTRETLRLLELPAERLVHEPRLREQDWGNLQEADEQAVQKRLRHEFGHFFYRLPFGESGADVDDRVAAFLSELESRRPDPLHPRTVLVVSHGLTIRLLCRRLFGWSIELFESLSNPATCEYRVVELVDGRWKLDRPFQQWRDSPDGAVQQ from the coding sequence GTGCGGATCATCCTCCTGCGTCACGCCGAGTCACTGGGCAACGTCGACGAACTGGCCTACACCCGTATCCCCGACCACTCGCTGCCACTGACCGAACTCGGCCGCGAGCAGGCCAGGCGGGCCGGTCCGGCGATCGCCGAGCTGGTCGGTGAGGAGCCGCTCGCCGTCTACGTCAGCCCGTACGTCCGGACGAGGGAGACCCTGCGGCTGCTCGAGCTGCCCGCCGAGCGACTGGTGCACGAGCCGAGGTTGCGGGAGCAGGACTGGGGGAACCTGCAGGAGGCCGACGAGCAGGCCGTGCAGAAGCGGTTGCGGCACGAGTTCGGCCACTTCTTCTACCGGCTGCCGTTCGGTGAGTCAGGGGCGGACGTGGACGACCGGGTCGCCGCTTTCCTCAGTGAACTGGAGTCGCGGCGTCCCGATCCGCTGCACCCGAGGACCGTGCTGGTGGTCTCGCACGGGTTGACCATCCGGTTGCTCTGCCGCCGCCTGTTCGGCTGGAGCATCGAGCTGTTCGAGTCGCTGTCCAACCCGGCGACCTGCGAATACCGGGTGGTCGAGCTGGTGGACGGCCGGTGGAAGCTGGACCGCCCGTTCCAGCAGTGGCGCGACTCACCCGATGGCGCTGTTCAGCAGTAA